Proteins from one Arthrobacter sp. Soc17.1.1.1 genomic window:
- a CDS encoding GAF domain-containing protein, which translates to MSSSRSIPLTELSSVALQQKALAAHEALDQGDSVDGKLRGIVRESWLRSLTFLPSPSTARARLFCSEEELEAYRQSHPLAAIMPVIDRLLVQPSLESGMLVAVGDENGRLLWVDGDRELRRRAEGMLFVPGADWSEATVGTSAPGTALALERSVQIAGAEHFSPQVHPWSCTAVPLHDPDSGTVLGVIDITGTADAVGTHTLSLVEAAVAAAEAQLSIHRLQGRLPRARRVRPGRVPAALYRNSLQILGTDHGVVHAGGASLELSLRHAELLTLLALHPEGLTADQLATMAYPEDASGTTVRAEMLRLRKVLAEHGKAIVPQSRPYRLPGELVVDAVQVLNYLHRGAHRMALGIYRGPVLPRSQAPAIMRLRSEVSTLLRDAVLTDGSPETVLDYLALAEAEYDVEAWQLALRVLPQRSPRRAVVVAHTEWLETELGVPPSLLAAFPKFR; encoded by the coding sequence ATGTCGTCGTCCCGTTCCATCCCTCTCACCGAGTTGTCCTCCGTCGCGCTGCAGCAGAAGGCGCTGGCCGCCCATGAGGCCCTGGACCAGGGCGACAGCGTCGACGGGAAGCTCCGGGGGATCGTGCGGGAATCCTGGCTGCGGTCCCTGACGTTCCTCCCGAGCCCGTCCACGGCGCGGGCCCGCCTGTTCTGCTCCGAGGAGGAGCTCGAGGCGTACCGCCAGAGCCACCCCCTCGCGGCCATCATGCCCGTGATCGATCGGCTGCTCGTCCAGCCGAGCCTGGAATCCGGGATGCTGGTGGCCGTCGGCGACGAGAACGGCCGGCTCCTCTGGGTCGACGGTGACCGGGAGCTGCGGCGTCGCGCGGAGGGCATGCTGTTCGTGCCGGGAGCGGACTGGTCGGAGGCCACTGTCGGCACGAGCGCCCCGGGCACGGCCCTGGCCCTCGAACGCAGCGTGCAGATCGCCGGCGCGGAGCACTTCAGCCCGCAGGTCCACCCGTGGAGCTGTACCGCGGTACCCCTGCACGACCCGGACTCCGGAACGGTCCTGGGCGTCATAGACATCACGGGTACCGCCGACGCCGTCGGGACCCACACGCTGTCCCTCGTGGAGGCGGCGGTCGCCGCGGCGGAGGCGCAACTGAGCATCCACCGGCTCCAGGGCCGCCTGCCCAGGGCACGGCGGGTCCGGCCGGGGCGTGTGCCCGCCGCGCTCTACCGGAACAGCCTGCAGATCCTGGGGACGGACCACGGCGTGGTGCACGCGGGGGGAGCATCGCTGGAGCTCAGCCTCCGCCATGCGGAACTGCTGACCCTCCTGGCCCTGCACCCGGAGGGGCTCACCGCTGACCAGCTCGCCACGATGGCCTATCCGGAGGACGCGTCGGGGACGACCGTCCGGGCGGAGATGCTCCGGCTGCGCAAGGTCCTGGCCGAGCACGGCAAGGCGATCGTGCCCCAGTCCCGGCCCTACCGCCTGCCGGGCGAGCTCGTGGTCGACGCGGTGCAGGTGCTGAACTACCTCCACAGAGGGGCGCACCGCATGGCGCTCGGCATCTACCGGGGTCCCGTCCTCCCGCGTTCGCAGGCGCCGGCCATCATGCGCCTCCGCAGCGAGGTGTCCACGCTCCTGCGGGACGCCGTCCTCACCGACGGTTCTCCCGAGACCGTCCTCGATTACCTCGCGCTCGCGGAGGCCGAGTACGACGTCGAGGCGTGGCAACTGGCGCTCAGGGTCCTGCCCCAGCGCTCACCGCGGCGAGCCGTCGTCGTCGCACACACGGAGTGGCTGGAGACGGAACTAGGGGTTCCGCCGTCGTTACTCGCAGCTTTTCCCAAATTTCGTTAG
- a CDS encoding FAD-dependent oxidoreductase, producing MSTSAAARPLRVAIIGAGPAGVYAADILTKSNEVQGGDFAVSIDLFDQYPAPYGLIRYGVAPDHPRIKGIVNALHKVLDRGDIRFLGNVNYGRDLTLSDFRRFYDAVIFATGAIRDADLDIPGVELDGSFGGADFVSWYDGHPDVSREWPLEAREIAVIGNGNVALDVARILSKHADDLLSTEIPDNVYQGLKSSPVTDVHVFGRRGPAQVKFTPLELRELSHSRDVDIVLYPEDFDFDAGSEEQIATNNQTKTMVKTLTNWLVEDEPTGASRRLHLHFLHSPVEIHDSPETPGKVAGMRFERTELTGDGNVRGTGEIIDYPVQAVYRAIGYFGSELPEVGFDEKRGVIPNEGGRVIDEQGQPVPGIYATGWIKRGPVGLIGHTKGDALETIGYLLEDRLNLPPAEDPSEDAIIGLLEERGVRYTTWDGWLKLDAHELKLGANFVNTSGNAEVVRERVKLVPREDMVAISRGE from the coding sequence GTGTCTACCTCAGCTGCGGCTCGGCCGCTGCGGGTCGCGATCATCGGCGCCGGTCCGGCAGGCGTCTACGCCGCCGACATCCTGACGAAGTCGAACGAGGTGCAGGGCGGCGACTTCGCCGTGAGCATCGACCTGTTCGACCAGTACCCGGCACCCTACGGTCTCATCCGCTACGGGGTGGCACCCGACCACCCGCGGATCAAGGGCATCGTCAACGCGCTCCACAAGGTGCTCGACCGCGGGGACATCCGCTTCCTCGGCAACGTCAACTACGGCCGGGACCTGACGCTCTCCGACTTCCGCCGCTTCTATGACGCGGTGATCTTCGCGACGGGCGCCATCCGCGACGCCGACCTCGACATCCCGGGGGTGGAACTCGACGGCTCCTTCGGCGGGGCGGACTTCGTCTCCTGGTACGACGGCCACCCCGACGTCAGCCGCGAGTGGCCGCTGGAGGCCCGCGAGATCGCCGTGATCGGCAACGGCAACGTGGCCCTCGACGTGGCCCGCATCCTCTCCAAGCACGCCGACGACCTGCTCTCCACCGAGATCCCCGACAACGTGTACCAGGGGCTCAAGTCCTCGCCGGTCACCGACGTCCACGTCTTCGGACGCCGCGGACCCGCCCAGGTGAAGTTCACGCCGCTGGAACTGCGTGAGCTCTCCCATTCGCGTGACGTCGACATCGTCCTCTACCCCGAGGACTTCGACTTCGACGCCGGGTCCGAGGAGCAGATCGCGACCAACAACCAGACCAAGACCATGGTGAAGACCCTCACCAACTGGCTCGTCGAGGACGAGCCGACGGGGGCATCCCGCCGTCTGCACCTCCACTTCCTGCACTCGCCCGTCGAGATCCACGACTCACCGGAGACACCCGGCAAGGTCGCGGGCATGAGGTTCGAGCGGACCGAGCTGACCGGGGACGGGAACGTGCGCGGGACCGGGGAGATCATCGACTACCCCGTCCAGGCCGTGTACCGCGCCATCGGGTACTTCGGCTCGGAACTGCCCGAGGTCGGATTCGACGAGAAGCGCGGCGTCATCCCCAACGAGGGCGGCCGCGTGATCGACGAGCAGGGACAACCGGTACCCGGCATCTACGCGACCGGGTGGATCAAGCGCGGTCCCGTCGGCCTCATCGGACACACCAAGGGGGATGCCCTCGAGACCATCGGCTACCTCCTGGAGGACCGTCTCAACCTCCCTCCGGCCGAGGACCCGTCCGAGGACGCCATCATCGGCCTGCTCGAGGAGCGTGGCGTCCGCTACACCACCTGGGACGGGTGGCTGAAACTGGACGCCCACGAGCTCAAGCTGGGTGCGAACTTCGTGAACACGTCCGGCAACGCCGAGGTGGTGCGCGAACGCGTGAAGCTCGTGCCCCGTGAGGACATGGTCGCCATTTCTCGCGGCGAGTAG
- the rarD gene encoding EamA family transporter RarD, producing MSGTGTKVSRPARSENSVGILFGVGAYGLWGLLPLYFLVLAPAGPVEIVANRVLFSLVFCALLLTVLRSWRPVLTALRTPRVTGTLTVAALLIAVNWLVYTYGVTSGQAIEAALGYFINPIVSVLLGVVVLREKLRPLQWTAIGIGVLAVVVLAVGYGAVPWIALSLAFSFGLYGFTKKKVGSRVDAVSSLSIETLVLTPVAVAVMLWLASTGDATLVTEGTGHFWIMAASGIITAVPLIFFGAAARRLPLTTIGLLQYLAPVLQFLLALLVFGEDMPFERWVGFSLVWLALILLTIDMLRTVRRQPRPVKRAEPVSAPA from the coding sequence GTGAGTGGAACAGGCACGAAGGTCAGTCGTCCGGCGCGGAGCGAGAACTCCGTCGGTATCCTCTTCGGCGTCGGCGCCTACGGTCTGTGGGGTCTGCTGCCGCTGTACTTCCTCGTCCTCGCGCCTGCGGGTCCCGTCGAGATCGTGGCGAACCGGGTGCTGTTCTCCCTCGTCTTCTGCGCCCTCCTGCTGACCGTCCTGCGGTCCTGGCGACCGGTGCTCACGGCCCTGCGCACCCCGAGGGTCACCGGCACGCTCACCGTCGCGGCCCTGCTCATCGCCGTCAACTGGCTCGTCTACACCTACGGTGTGACGTCCGGACAGGCCATCGAGGCAGCCCTCGGCTACTTCATCAACCCCATCGTCTCGGTCCTGCTCGGCGTGGTCGTGCTGCGGGAGAAGCTGCGCCCCCTGCAGTGGACGGCGATCGGCATCGGCGTCCTCGCGGTGGTGGTGCTCGCCGTCGGCTACGGCGCAGTGCCCTGGATCGCCCTGTCGCTGGCGTTCTCCTTCGGCCTGTACGGGTTCACCAAGAAGAAGGTGGGCTCCCGCGTGGATGCGGTGTCCAGCCTGAGCATCGAGACGCTGGTCCTGACACCCGTCGCCGTGGCCGTCATGCTGTGGCTGGCCTCGACCGGCGACGCGACCCTGGTGACCGAGGGGACGGGGCACTTCTGGATCATGGCCGCCTCCGGCATCATCACGGCCGTACCCCTCATCTTCTTCGGCGCCGCCGCCCGCCGCCTCCCCCTGACGACGATCGGCCTCCTGCAGTATCTGGCGCCCGTGCTCCAGTTCCTCCTCGCCCTGCTGGTGTTCGGCGAGGACATGCCCTTCGAGCGGTGGGTCGGGTTCAGCCTCGTGTGGCTGGCGCTGATCCTCCTCACGATCGACATGCTCCGGACCGTACGCCGCCAGCCCCGGCCCGTGAAGCGCGCCGAGCCGGTCTCCGCCCCGGCCTGA
- a CDS encoding saccharopine dehydrogenase family protein → MRILVIGAGGVGSAAVRILVRRTFFEHLVIADYDAGRPQALVDELQDPRLVAVPVDASSAATVAALVREHAATHVLNAVDPRFVMPVFDGCFAAGATYLDMAMSLSEKHPHQPYEKTGVMLGQAQFDAAARWEAAGRLALVGIGVEPGLSDVFARYAEDELFSSIDELGVRDGANLTVEGYGFAPSFSIWTTIEECLNPPVVFERDRGWFTTEPFSEPEVFRFPEGIGDVECVNVEHEEVVLMPRWTKARRVTFKYGLGEEFIGVLRTLHMLGLDSAEPLRVKDVEVSPRDVVAAALPDPATLGDRMRGKTCAGVFVTGLGKDGEPRAVYLYHVVDNAWSMAEYASQAVVWQTAVNPVVALELLATGRWRGTGVLGPEAFDARPFLELLAADAPAGYGSPWGIEER, encoded by the coding sequence ATGCGGATCCTGGTCATCGGTGCGGGCGGGGTCGGTTCGGCCGCGGTCCGCATCCTCGTGCGGCGGACGTTCTTCGAGCACCTGGTGATCGCCGACTACGACGCCGGGCGTCCGCAGGCCCTCGTCGACGAACTGCAGGACCCGCGCCTCGTCGCGGTCCCGGTGGATGCGTCGTCGGCGGCGACGGTGGCCGCCCTCGTGCGGGAGCACGCCGCCACGCACGTCCTCAACGCGGTGGACCCGCGGTTCGTGATGCCCGTCTTCGACGGCTGCTTCGCCGCGGGCGCGACGTACCTCGACATGGCGATGAGCCTGTCCGAGAAGCACCCGCACCAGCCGTACGAGAAGACGGGGGTCATGCTCGGGCAGGCGCAGTTCGACGCCGCCGCTCGGTGGGAGGCGGCCGGGCGGCTCGCCCTCGTGGGGATCGGCGTCGAGCCCGGTCTGTCCGACGTCTTCGCCCGCTACGCGGAGGACGAGCTGTTCTCGTCCATCGACGAGCTGGGCGTGCGCGACGGTGCGAACCTGACGGTGGAGGGCTACGGCTTCGCCCCGTCGTTCTCCATCTGGACGACCATCGAGGAGTGCCTGAACCCGCCGGTCGTCTTCGAACGGGACCGCGGGTGGTTCACCACCGAGCCGTTCAGCGAGCCGGAGGTGTTCCGTTTCCCCGAGGGCATCGGGGACGTGGAGTGCGTCAACGTGGAGCACGAGGAGGTGGTCCTGATGCCACGGTGGACGAAGGCGCGCAGGGTGACGTTCAAGTACGGGCTGGGGGAGGAGTTCATCGGCGTGCTGCGGACCCTGCACATGCTGGGCCTCGACTCGGCGGAGCCCCTCCGGGTCAAGGACGTGGAGGTCTCGCCACGGGACGTCGTCGCGGCAGCCCTGCCCGACCCCGCCACGCTCGGCGACCGCATGCGCGGGAAGACCTGCGCGGGCGTGTTCGTCACCGGGCTGGGCAAGGACGGCGAACCCCGGGCCGTGTACCTCTACCACGTCGTCGACAACGCGTGGTCGATGGCCGAGTACGCCTCGCAGGCCGTGGTGTGGCAGACCGCCGTCAACCCCGTGGTCGCTCTGGAACTGCTCGCCACGGGCCGCTGGCGCGGCACGGGGGTCCTCGGCCCGGAGGCCTTCGATGCGCGGCCGTTCCTGGAGCTGCTGGCGGCCGATGCCCCCGCGGGGTACGGGTCGCCCTGGGGGATCGAGGAGCGCTGA
- a CDS encoding APC family permease, with translation MSQFPVDSRSHGDPADRQGKGLAAGALGLWQSTVIGLASTAPVYSLVATLGFVVLAVGAQAPIAFVLAFIPMVFIAFAYRELNQAVPDCGTSFTWATKAFGPWAGWMAGWGVAVAGVIVLANLAQVGGTYLWLLVGDGSLAEEPLLVTMTGVAFIALMTVVSYRGVEIGAKLQNVLLGIQYAALVLFVVLALAGAANGTVGTATPVSWDWFNPFAFESVEGFTEAILLALFVYWGWDACLALNEETKDARRVPGRAALLSTVLLLVTYVGVTVAAMMYAGVGEEGIGLGNEANAEDVFLALKDAVLGPWSWLLVVAVLVSAVSSTQTTILPTARGTLSMAVYGALPARFGVVHPRYRTPSFSTLVMGIAAIAYYVLMTLISKNVLADSILSLALAIAFYYAITGYACVWYFRRELFTSRHNVVFRFLLPLIGAVLLTAAFVRSAIDMADVEYGYSVLFGIGGTFVTGIGSLALGLVLAVVWRSRPGSAPFFRGESLDEDTPVLVPDSPDVHRRSIDGGLS, from the coding sequence ATGAGCCAGTTCCCAGTCGACAGCCGGTCCCACGGGGATCCCGCGGACCGGCAGGGCAAGGGCCTCGCGGCGGGCGCCCTCGGCCTCTGGCAGTCGACGGTGATCGGGCTCGCCTCGACGGCACCGGTGTACTCCCTCGTCGCGACCCTCGGCTTCGTGGTCCTCGCCGTCGGGGCCCAGGCGCCGATCGCCTTCGTCCTCGCGTTCATCCCCATGGTGTTCATCGCCTTCGCGTACCGGGAGCTGAACCAGGCGGTGCCCGACTGCGGCACCTCGTTCACGTGGGCCACCAAGGCCTTCGGTCCGTGGGCCGGCTGGATGGCGGGGTGGGGCGTGGCGGTGGCGGGCGTCATCGTGCTGGCGAATCTCGCGCAGGTCGGCGGCACGTACCTCTGGCTCCTCGTCGGCGACGGTTCCCTCGCGGAGGAGCCGCTGCTGGTGACGATGACCGGCGTCGCCTTCATCGCGCTCATGACGGTGGTCAGCTACCGCGGCGTGGAGATCGGCGCGAAGCTCCAGAACGTCCTGCTGGGCATCCAGTACGCGGCACTCGTGCTCTTCGTGGTCCTCGCCCTCGCCGGTGCGGCGAACGGGACGGTCGGGACCGCGACACCGGTGTCCTGGGACTGGTTCAACCCGTTCGCGTTCGAGAGCGTCGAGGGGTTCACCGAGGCGATCCTCCTGGCCCTGTTCGTCTACTGGGGCTGGGACGCCTGCCTGGCCCTGAACGAGGAGACGAAGGACGCCCGCCGCGTCCCGGGCCGCGCGGCGCTGCTGTCGACCGTCCTGCTCCTCGTGACCTACGTGGGCGTCACGGTCGCAGCCATGATGTACGCGGGGGTGGGGGAGGAAGGCATCGGCCTGGGCAACGAGGCGAACGCGGAGGACGTGTTCCTCGCCCTCAAGGACGCCGTCCTCGGACCCTGGTCGTGGCTGCTCGTCGTCGCCGTCCTGGTCTCCGCGGTCTCCTCGACGCAGACCACCATCCTGCCCACGGCCCGCGGCACGCTCTCCATGGCGGTCTACGGGGCGCTGCCCGCGCGCTTCGGCGTGGTCCACCCCCGCTACCGGACGCCGTCGTTCTCCACGCTCGTGATGGGCATCGCCGCGATCGCGTACTACGTGCTGATGACGCTCATCAGCAAGAACGTCCTGGCCGACTCCATCCTCTCCCTCGCCCTGGCCATCGCGTTCTACTACGCGATCACCGGCTACGCGTGCGTGTGGTACTTCCGGCGGGAGCTGTTCACGTCCCGCCACAATGTCGTCTTCCGTTTCCTGCTGCCGCTGATCGGCGCCGTCCTGCTCACCGCGGCCTTCGTCAGGTCCGCGATCGACATGGCCGACGTCGAGTACGGCTACAGCGTGCTGTTCGGCATCGGCGGGACGTTCGTCACGGGCATCGGCTCCCTGGCCCTGGGCCTGGTCCTCGCGGTCGTCTGGCGCAGCAGGCCCGGCTCCGCACCGTTCTTCCGCGGTGAGAGCCTCGACGAGGACACGCCCGTCCTCGTGCCGGACTCACCCGACGTGCACCGGCGCTCGATCGACGGCGGACTCTCCTGA
- a CDS encoding MarR family winged helix-turn-helix transcriptional regulator, whose translation MEDHGGQVTGEPRRALLDAVEDRAGLMCRSEQRVCRILARRIDPAMEPAAYSVLAAARMLGPCRVTDLAASLGMGNPGVSGHVAALQRLGLVERGPSDGDDRSHPVVLTAEGARRIDEARLSRRRSFRRQLQGWDPADVVELAGLLSRFSAAYLAAREPAAEVPDPRGAHRAGTGLPGPSAGQ comes from the coding sequence ATGGAGGATCACGGCGGGCAGGTGACGGGCGAGCCGCGCCGCGCCCTGCTCGACGCCGTCGAGGACAGGGCCGGACTGATGTGCCGCAGCGAGCAGCGCGTGTGCCGGATCCTCGCCCGCAGGATCGATCCCGCGATGGAACCGGCCGCCTACAGTGTCCTGGCGGCCGCCCGCATGCTCGGGCCCTGCCGCGTCACGGACCTCGCCGCGTCGCTGGGCATGGGCAACCCCGGCGTGAGCGGCCATGTGGCGGCACTCCAGCGGCTCGGCCTCGTGGAGCGCGGCCCGTCGGACGGCGACGACCGTTCGCACCCCGTGGTCCTCACGGCGGAGGGTGCCCGTCGGATCGACGAGGCACGCCTGAGCAGGCGGCGGTCCTTCCGGCGACAGCTCCAGGGGTGGGACCCGGCCGACGTCGTCGAGCTCGCGGGCCTGCTCTCGCGGTTCAGCGCGGCGTACCTCGCTGCGCGTGAACCGGCCGCCGAGGTGCCGGATCCGCGGGGTGCGCACCGCGCAGGGACGGGGCTTCCGGGACCATCGGCCGGTCAGTAG
- a CDS encoding APC family permease produces MSIDETTHRGSGLSRKGLDSGTVGLLGAVVIGVSCVAPAYTLTAALGPTVAEVGTQLPAIFLIGFIPMLLVALGYRELNSAMPDSGTSFTWATRAFGPWIGWMGGWGLIAATVIVLSNLAAVAVDFFYLLLSQVMGDPSIAELTLNLPVNIATTLVFIALACYISYRGMEATKIVQYVLVTFQLVVLAWFAIAAFIHVGNGTAFDATSISADWFNPFAVGSFSAFAAGVSLSIFIYWGWDVTLTMNEETTDPDRTPGRAGALTVVVIVVIYLTVALATLAYAGVGDGELGAGNPDNQESIFATLAGPVMGPFAILMSMAVLSSSAASLQSTFVSPARTLLAMGHYRALPKGYGRISPQYKSPSFATVAAAVAAAGFYVFTRLVSENALWDTITALGLMICFYYGITALACVWYFRAQAFASFRNVLFRFLAPLLGGVILLVMFVKTAIDSMDPGYGSGSELFGIGMVFILGIGVILLGAVLMLVWSRINPAFFRQEVLTRGSAPRD; encoded by the coding sequence ATGAGTATCGACGAGACTACACACAGGGGATCGGGACTCAGCAGGAAGGGCCTCGACTCGGGGACCGTCGGCCTGCTGGGCGCCGTCGTCATCGGGGTGTCCTGCGTGGCCCCCGCCTACACGCTGACCGCGGCCCTCGGCCCCACGGTCGCCGAGGTCGGGACCCAGCTCCCGGCCATCTTCCTGATCGGTTTCATCCCCATGCTGCTCGTGGCCCTCGGCTACCGCGAGCTCAACAGCGCCATGCCGGACTCCGGGACCTCCTTCACCTGGGCCACACGGGCCTTCGGCCCGTGGATCGGCTGGATGGGCGGGTGGGGCCTCATCGCGGCGACCGTGATCGTGCTGTCCAACCTCGCCGCCGTCGCGGTCGACTTCTTCTACCTCCTGCTCTCCCAGGTGATGGGCGATCCCTCGATCGCCGAACTCACCCTGAACCTGCCGGTGAACATCGCGACGACGCTCGTGTTCATCGCGCTCGCGTGCTACATCTCCTACCGCGGCATGGAAGCCACGAAGATCGTGCAGTACGTGCTCGTCACCTTCCAGCTCGTGGTCCTGGCCTGGTTCGCCATCGCCGCGTTCATCCACGTCGGCAACGGCACGGCATTCGACGCCACGAGCATCAGCGCGGACTGGTTCAACCCCTTCGCCGTCGGCTCGTTCTCCGCCTTCGCCGCAGGCGTCTCGCTCTCGATCTTCATCTACTGGGGCTGGGACGTGACGCTGACCATGAACGAGGAGACCACGGACCCTGACAGGACCCCGGGCCGCGCGGGCGCGCTGACCGTCGTCGTGATCGTGGTCATCTACCTCACGGTCGCGCTCGCCACCCTCGCGTACGCCGGAGTGGGCGACGGCGAGCTCGGCGCCGGCAACCCCGACAACCAGGAGAGCATCTTCGCGACGCTCGCCGGCCCTGTCATGGGTCCGTTCGCCATCCTCATGTCCATGGCCGTGCTGAGCTCGTCGGCCGCGTCCCTGCAGTCCACGTTCGTCTCGCCCGCCCGCACGCTGCTCGCCATGGGGCACTACCGGGCGCTGCCCAAGGGCTACGGACGCATCAGTCCGCAGTACAAGTCGCCCAGCTTCGCGACCGTGGCCGCGGCCGTCGCCGCCGCCGGGTTCTACGTGTTCACGCGCCTGGTCTCGGAGAACGCGCTGTGGGACACCATCACCGCGCTCGGCCTGATGATCTGCTTCTACTACGGCATCACCGCCCTGGCGTGTGTCTGGTACTTCCGGGCCCAGGCCTTCGCGAGCTTCCGGAACGTCCTCTTCCGGTTCCTGGCGCCGCTGCTCGGCGGCGTGATCCTGCTGGTCATGTTCGTCAAGACGGCCATCGACTCCATGGACCCCGGGTACGGCTCCGGGTCCGAGCTGTTCGGGATCGGCATGGTGTTCATCCTCGGGATCGGGGTGATCCTCCTCGGGGCGGTGCTCATGCTCGTCTGGTCGCGCATCAACCCGGCGTTCTTCCGGCAGGAGGTCCTCACCCGCGGGTCGGCCCCGCGCGACTAG
- a CDS encoding universal stress protein: MTVRYIVGYTADERGHDAVCLAVALARRQDATLDLVLVTPEHSLYAGTYPPDKGFDSLLSEQMTEWMDQGLALVPDDVRARGVVVRADSNAEGLIQAAEDTEASLIVIGASSRGLTSRFSVGNVARSLLHASPVPVALAPQGYRRTDPVTRLTCAVGRRAGADAVISVAVSSAGRRGLPLRLVSLIALDAGQPDPGGAEDEANRRLAEAASSLAAGGRVSVETAHGASVEEAVESMAWDEGEVLLVGSSRLAQHARIFLGSTAAKILRTLTIPMVVVPRTYATPGTTPGPGALPTEADA, encoded by the coding sequence ATGACCGTGCGCTACATCGTCGGGTACACCGCGGACGAACGCGGGCACGACGCGGTGTGCCTCGCCGTCGCCCTCGCGCGGCGCCAGGACGCCACCCTCGACCTCGTCCTCGTGACGCCCGAGCACTCGCTCTACGCGGGCACCTATCCGCCGGACAAGGGCTTCGACAGCCTCCTGTCGGAGCAGATGACCGAGTGGATGGACCAGGGACTCGCACTGGTACCCGACGACGTCCGCGCGCGCGGCGTCGTCGTCCGCGCCGACTCGAACGCCGAAGGGCTCATCCAGGCGGCCGAGGACACCGAGGCCTCCCTGATCGTGATCGGGGCCAGCTCGCGCGGCCTCACCAGCCGGTTCAGCGTGGGCAACGTGGCCCGCAGCCTGCTGCACGCCTCGCCCGTGCCCGTGGCCCTCGCACCGCAGGGCTACCGGCGCACCGACCCCGTCACGCGCCTCACCTGCGCGGTGGGCCGGCGGGCCGGGGCCGACGCCGTCATCTCCGTCGCCGTGTCCTCCGCCGGCCGCCGCGGCCTGCCGCTGCGCCTGGTCTCACTCATCGCGCTCGACGCCGGCCAGCCCGACCCGGGCGGAGCCGAGGACGAGGCGAACCGGCGGCTCGCGGAGGCGGCGTCGTCGCTGGCGGCCGGCGGGCGCGTCAGTGTCGAGACGGCGCACGGCGCTTCGGTCGAGGAGGCCGTCGAGTCCATGGCCTGGGACGAGGGAGAGGTGCTGCTCGTCGGATCGAGCCGCCTCGCGCAGCACGCGCGCATCTTCCTCGGGTCCACCGCGGCCAAGATCCTGCGTACGCTGACCATCCCCATGGTCGTCGTCCCGCGTACGTACGCAACGCCCGGCACCACTCCCGGCCCGGGCGCCTTACCCACGGAGGCGGACGCATGA